The proteins below come from a single Asanoa ferruginea genomic window:
- a CDS encoding endonuclease/exonuclease/phosphatase family protein, translated as MRVMTYNIKTGGYDGSRGTRLDAIAEVIGSALPDVVALQELRGDSGPWLAERLGMRMVRARSSWGQPVAVLIGPEWTVLTEGTVARPFHHAAARVEIATLGGPLTVISAHLHPHWGWRRLHEARWLVTAVGKARLALVLGDLNTLDPWTDHQERLRALPPAYRVRHLRWRPLGREPSDRDIGTVARVDTRAVAALDAAGLVDVFRAVGEGPAETAPTALGGAEFSGMRLDYLFATPGLAAHVRSCRIIKTPAADRASDHYPVVAEIDI; from the coding sequence ATGCGGGTGATGACCTACAACATCAAAACCGGGGGGTACGACGGCTCGCGCGGCACCCGTCTTGACGCCATCGCCGAGGTCATCGGGTCCGCACTGCCGGACGTGGTGGCCCTCCAGGAACTCCGGGGTGACTCGGGGCCCTGGCTGGCCGAGCGGCTCGGCATGCGGATGGTCCGCGCCCGCTCCTCCTGGGGCCAGCCGGTCGCGGTCCTGATCGGTCCGGAGTGGACGGTGCTGACCGAAGGCACCGTGGCCCGCCCGTTCCACCACGCCGCCGCCCGGGTCGAGATCGCCACACTCGGCGGCCCGCTCACCGTCATCTCCGCGCACCTGCACCCGCACTGGGGCTGGCGCCGGCTGCACGAGGCGCGCTGGCTGGTGACCGCGGTCGGCAAGGCGCGGCTGGCACTGGTGTTGGGCGACCTCAACACCCTCGACCCGTGGACCGATCACCAGGAACGGCTGCGCGCGCTGCCGCCGGCCTACCGGGTGCGGCACCTGCGCTGGCGCCCCCTCGGCCGCGAGCCCAGCGACCGCGACATCGGCACGGTCGCCCGCGTCGACACCCGGGCGGTCGCCGCGCTCGACGCCGCCGGCCTGGTCGACGTCTTCCGGGCCGTGGGGGAGGGGCCGGCCGAGACCGCGCCGACCGCCCTCGGCGGCGCCGAGTTCTCCGGCATGCGCCTCGACTACCTGTTCGCCACCCCGGGCCTGGCCGCGCACGTGCGTTCCTGCCGGATCATCAAGACGCCGGCGGCCGACCGGGCCAGCGACCACTACCCAGTGGTCGCGGAGATCGACATCTGA
- a CDS encoding cellulose binding domain-containing protein, giving the protein MRKVAVVTATALLGASLAAAVGTATAAAGCRVDYAVSNQWQGGFGASVTVTNLGDPITGWTLTWSYAAGQTVTQAWNATVTQAGAAVTARDAGYNAALPTNGTATFGFNGAWTASNPAPQTFTLNGAGCTGTTPTNPPTTEPTPPPTTPPPTNPPAAGAKQVEDLDRGAISVRSGNGNLVSWRLLGTEATDTGFHVYRGTTRLTGTPITATTNYLDAGAPADATYTIRAVTGGVEQPASPPALRFANGYFDVPLQRPPGGTTPTGEAFTYSANDASVGDLDGDGDFEIVLKWDPSNSKDNSQSGYTGPVLVDAYRLDGTRLWRIDLGRNIRAGAHYTQFQVYDYDGDGAAELALKTADGTRDGAGQVIGNASADYRNSSGYVLTGPEFLTMFDGRTGAVRSTIDYVPARGTVSSWGDSYGNRVDRFLAGTAYLDGTRPSLIVSRGYYTRTVIVAYDFRDGTLRRRWTFDSNAAGSAYAGQGNHSLTIGDVDADGRDEVVFGAMAIDDNGAPLWNTGNGHGDAAHLGDLDPARAGLEYFKVSEDGSKPASWFASARTGQVLWSTAPAGDNGRGVAADVYAGSPGAESWSAAVDGLRSTSGANVGRKPSSTNFVIWWDGDPVRELLDQTRIDKYGTGGDTRLLTGSGVASNNGTKATPALAGDILGDWREEVIWRTSESTALRIYATPTPTDRRIHTLAHDPQYRVALAWQNTAYNQPPHPSFFIGNGMAAPPRPNVYPR; this is encoded by the coding sequence ATGAGGAAGGTCGCGGTCGTGACGGCGACCGCACTCCTCGGCGCGAGCCTCGCCGCCGCGGTGGGCACCGCCACCGCGGCGGCGGGGTGCCGGGTCGACTACGCGGTCAGCAACCAGTGGCAGGGCGGCTTCGGCGCGAGCGTGACCGTGACCAACCTCGGTGACCCGATCACGGGGTGGACGCTGACCTGGAGCTACGCCGCCGGGCAGACCGTCACCCAGGCGTGGAACGCGACCGTGACCCAGGCCGGCGCGGCGGTCACCGCGCGCGATGCCGGCTACAACGCGGCGCTGCCGACCAACGGCACGGCCACGTTCGGCTTCAACGGCGCCTGGACCGCCAGCAACCCGGCACCACAGACGTTCACCCTCAACGGGGCCGGCTGCACAGGCACGACACCGACCAACCCGCCAACGACCGAGCCGACGCCGCCCCCGACGACGCCGCCGCCGACCAACCCACCGGCCGCCGGTGCGAAACAGGTGGAAGACCTGGACCGCGGCGCGATCAGCGTCCGCTCCGGCAACGGCAACCTGGTCTCCTGGCGGCTGCTGGGCACCGAGGCCACCGACACCGGCTTCCACGTCTACCGCGGCACCACCCGGCTGACCGGCACCCCGATCACCGCCACCACCAACTACCTCGACGCCGGAGCGCCGGCCGACGCGACGTACACCATCCGCGCTGTCACCGGCGGCGTCGAACAGCCGGCGAGCCCACCCGCGCTCCGCTTCGCCAACGGCTATTTCGACGTGCCGCTGCAACGGCCGCCCGGCGGCACGACCCCGACCGGCGAGGCGTTCACCTACAGCGCCAACGACGCGTCGGTCGGCGACCTCGACGGCGACGGCGACTTCGAGATCGTGCTCAAGTGGGACCCGTCCAACAGCAAGGACAACTCGCAGTCCGGCTACACCGGGCCGGTTCTGGTTGACGCCTACCGCCTCGACGGCACCCGGCTGTGGCGGATCGACCTCGGCCGCAACATCCGCGCGGGAGCGCATTACACCCAGTTCCAGGTGTACGACTACGACGGCGACGGCGCCGCCGAGCTCGCGCTGAAGACGGCCGACGGCACCCGCGACGGGGCCGGCCAGGTGATCGGCAACGCGTCCGCCGACTACCGCAACAGCAGCGGCTACGTGCTGACCGGCCCGGAGTTCCTCACCATGTTCGACGGCCGCACGGGCGCCGTGCGCAGCACCATCGACTACGTGCCGGCCAGAGGCACCGTGTCGAGCTGGGGAGACAGCTACGGCAACCGGGTCGACCGGTTCCTGGCCGGCACCGCCTACCTCGACGGCACCCGGCCGAGCCTGATCGTCTCGCGCGGCTACTACACCCGCACGGTCATCGTCGCCTACGACTTCCGCGACGGCACCCTGCGCCGCCGCTGGACCTTCGACTCCAACGCGGCCGGGTCGGCCTACGCCGGCCAGGGCAACCACAGCCTGACCATCGGTGACGTCGACGCCGACGGCCGCGACGAGGTGGTGTTCGGCGCGATGGCGATCGACGACAACGGCGCTCCACTGTGGAACACCGGGAACGGCCACGGCGACGCCGCGCATCTCGGCGACCTCGACCCGGCCCGCGCCGGCCTCGAATACTTCAAGGTCTCGGAAGACGGCAGCAAACCGGCGTCGTGGTTCGCCAGCGCGCGCACCGGCCAGGTGCTCTGGTCGACCGCCCCGGCCGGCGACAACGGGCGCGGCGTGGCCGCCGACGTCTACGCCGGCAGCCCCGGCGCCGAGTCGTGGTCGGCCGCCGTCGACGGGCTGCGCTCCACCAGCGGCGCCAACGTCGGCCGCAAACCGTCGTCGACCAACTTCGTCATCTGGTGGGACGGCGACCCGGTGCGCGAGCTGCTCGACCAGACCCGGATCGACAAATACGGCACGGGCGGCGACACCCGGCTGCTGACCGGCTCCGGGGTGGCCAGCAACAACGGCACCAAGGCCACCCCGGCACTGGCCGGCGACATCCTCGGCGACTGGCGCGAGGAGGTGATCTGGCGGACCAGCGAGAGCACGGCGCTAAGGATCTACGCGACCCCTACGCCGACCGACCGCCGGATCCACACGCTGGCCCACGACCCGCAATACCGGGTCGCGCTCGCGTGGCAGAACACCGCCTACAACCAGCCGCCGCACCCCAGCTTCTTCATCGGAAACGGGATGGCGGCACCGCCGCGGCCCAACGTCTACCCGCGCTGA
- a CDS encoding phosphatase PAP2 family protein → MTVGTTKDDDGGGKRHDPGEHDRREAGDRGNQHDPAPTAGGERGDRAPTEPGERADSAPTDRADRGDRGQTALASRPLEHFTARSLGGLAAVVAAGIAFGVLLALVRFRFGPLYDLDHGVAAAANRYVADHEGLLGIIQFVTGIGGPLKVWVVVLAVAVLLIRRRIRLAVFLVVSGLGALALDPTIKLLVGRLRPVVDVPVAHAPGNSFPSGHALGSFVVYGALLLVFLPAVHKRWRPVAIAVVATLVVLIGVSRIALGVHFVSDVLAGWLLGAAWLGVTLYAFRLWRREDGRRAPKITEGLEPEAADDLQPAPDERAVLHHPWAETAEVLVGWVLVLGALFGFGMYASYHADGTLLATLDTAVPRWFAEHRDPTLDGWSWWASKAGDTHTILAVSLVFCTLVLARWRQWRPILFLALVMVGELTLFLASAAAVDRPRPAVSHLDQNLPTSSFPSGHIAATLCLWTTISIIVLARTDRWWRWLPVVAAVVLPVIVTSGRFYRGMHHPSDLLGAMLLTGLWISLLYIVVKPNAEAVASHAGDDLQHQNRGVRRLARHPS, encoded by the coding sequence CGCACCCACCGAGCCCGGCGAGCGCGCCGATAGCGCACCCACCGACCGTGCCGACCGCGGCGACCGCGGGCAGACGGCCCTGGCGTCCCGTCCGCTCGAGCACTTCACTGCCCGCAGTCTCGGGGGTCTCGCCGCGGTTGTAGCCGCCGGTATCGCCTTCGGCGTGCTGCTCGCGCTCGTGCGGTTCCGCTTCGGGCCGCTCTACGACCTCGACCACGGGGTCGCCGCCGCGGCCAACCGGTATGTCGCCGACCACGAGGGGCTTCTGGGGATCATCCAGTTCGTCACTGGCATCGGCGGCCCGCTCAAGGTGTGGGTGGTCGTCCTCGCCGTCGCCGTCCTGCTGATCCGGCGGCGGATCCGGTTGGCGGTCTTCCTGGTCGTCTCCGGGCTCGGCGCCCTGGCGCTAGATCCGACGATCAAGCTGCTGGTCGGCCGCCTCCGGCCGGTCGTCGACGTGCCGGTCGCGCACGCGCCCGGCAACAGCTTCCCGAGTGGACACGCGCTCGGGTCGTTCGTGGTCTACGGCGCGCTGCTGCTGGTCTTCCTTCCGGCGGTGCACAAGCGCTGGCGGCCCGTCGCCATCGCCGTCGTCGCCACGCTGGTCGTTCTCATCGGTGTCAGCCGGATCGCCCTCGGCGTGCACTTCGTTTCCGACGTGCTCGCCGGCTGGTTGCTCGGCGCTGCCTGGCTCGGGGTCACCCTCTACGCCTTCCGCCTCTGGCGCCGGGAAGACGGTCGCCGGGCGCCGAAGATCACCGAAGGGCTCGAACCCGAGGCGGCCGACGACCTGCAGCCGGCGCCCGACGAGCGGGCCGTCCTGCACCACCCCTGGGCCGAGACGGCGGAGGTGCTGGTCGGCTGGGTGCTCGTACTCGGAGCGCTCTTCGGATTTGGCATGTATGCCAGTTATCACGCCGACGGCACCTTGCTCGCCACGCTGGACACGGCGGTGCCCCGCTGGTTTGCCGAGCACCGCGACCCGACCCTCGACGGCTGGAGCTGGTGGGCCAGCAAGGCCGGTGACACGCACACGATCCTCGCCGTGTCGCTCGTCTTCTGCACGCTCGTTCTGGCACGCTGGCGGCAATGGCGGCCGATCCTGTTCCTGGCACTGGTGATGGTCGGCGAGTTGACGCTGTTCCTCGCCTCGGCCGCCGCGGTCGACCGGCCCCGCCCCGCCGTTTCGCACCTCGATCAGAACCTGCCGACCTCGTCCTTCCCCAGCGGGCACATCGCCGCCACGCTGTGTCTCTGGACCACGATCTCGATCATTGTGCTGGCCCGCACCGACCGTTGGTGGCGCTGGCTGCCGGTGGTGGCCGCGGTCGTCCTGCCGGTGATCGTCACCAGCGGTCGGTTCTACCGCGGCATGCACCATCCGAGCGACCTGCTCGGCGCGATGTTGCTGACCGGGCTCTGGATCAGCCTGCTCTACATCGTGGTCAAGCCCAATGCCGAGGCGGTGGCCAGCCATGCGGGTGATGACCTACAACATCAAAACCGGGGGGTACGACGGCTCGCGCGGCACCCGTCTTGA
- a CDS encoding glycoside hydrolase family 9 protein, with the protein MIRSRIGAATVLALVAAGLVGSVGSPAAAAPVEHITNGTFDSGTAPWWSTSNTTLEVRDGRLCADIPGGTANPWDVALGHNGIPLVDGAAYTLTFTATAPTTVTANVQLNEAPYTTVLSTAVTPDGTTQTRTFTSGLTAADGTFTLQLGGKPDPYTFCLDDVSLTSESELAPEQIENGDFGDGTAGWYSYGTTSTAVEDGRLCSVVPGGLANPWDAGVGQNDVPLIAGSAYTLSFDAEADPASTVRVAVQLGADPFTGYFSRDLALTAAGDHYEFTFTAPDDTPVAQVAFQVGANPAGYRFCLDNVSLRGGEAEPPYVPDTGPRVRVNQVGYLPDGPKRATLVTDATTALPWQLKTSTGTVVASGTTTPRGLDAASGQNTHTIDFTGYAAQARDLTLVADGETSHPFDVQKNVYDRLRSDSLQFFYIQRSGIAIDGGLVGAQYARPAGHLGVAPNQGDTDVPCQPGVCDYRLDARGGWYDAGDHGKYVVNGGIATAQLLSAYERTKTAPTAGFGTALGDNTLRVPERGNAVPDILDEARWELDWMLRMQVPAGKPLAGMVHHKLHDQNWTGLPLAPTADPQPRELHPPSTAATLNLAATAAQGARLWAPYDPAFAARALTAAKTAYAAAKAHPAVYASGADGNGGGAYSDNDVTDEFYWAAAELYLTTGAATYRTDVTASPHHTGDVFTATGFSWGSTAALGRLDLATVPNGLPKADRARIRQSVLTAADAYLATAGGQAYGLPMPGTPGSYFWGGNSNVINNAVVLATAYDLSGRATYRTGAVEAMDYIFGRNALNQSYVTGWGEHASENQHTRIFANQLDPALPHPPAGSIAGGANAGLDDPFAKQLLDGCKPMFCYVDDINSYATNEVAINWNSALAWISSFLADQGAAAAPAVSCKVVYTDYGTWQGGQGFTGQLDITNTGRTPIDGWTARFAFTGDQKLRDAWLAKATQSGAVLTARNESYNARIQPGSTVMFGFNATQSSSYANPAPGLVTVNGNQCSS; encoded by the coding sequence GTGATACGTAGCCGGATCGGCGCCGCAACCGTCCTCGCACTCGTCGCGGCCGGCCTGGTCGGGTCGGTGGGCAGCCCAGCGGCCGCCGCACCCGTGGAGCACATCACCAACGGCACCTTCGACAGCGGCACCGCACCGTGGTGGTCGACCTCCAACACCACCCTCGAGGTCCGCGACGGCCGCCTCTGCGCCGACATCCCCGGCGGCACCGCCAACCCGTGGGACGTCGCCCTCGGCCACAACGGGATCCCGCTGGTCGACGGCGCGGCCTACACCCTCACGTTCACGGCGACCGCGCCGACCACGGTCACGGCCAACGTGCAGCTCAACGAGGCGCCATACACGACGGTCCTGTCGACCGCGGTCACCCCGGACGGCACCACACAAACACGCACCTTCACCAGCGGCCTGACCGCCGCCGACGGCACCTTCACCCTGCAACTCGGCGGCAAGCCCGACCCCTACACGTTCTGCCTCGACGACGTCAGTCTGACCAGCGAAAGCGAGCTGGCACCCGAGCAGATCGAGAACGGCGACTTCGGCGACGGCACCGCCGGCTGGTACTCCTACGGCACCACGAGCACAGCGGTCGAAGACGGCCGGCTCTGCTCCGTCGTGCCCGGCGGGCTGGCCAACCCGTGGGACGCCGGCGTCGGGCAGAACGACGTGCCGCTGATCGCCGGGTCCGCGTACACGCTGAGTTTTGACGCTGAAGCCGACCCCGCCTCGACCGTGCGGGTCGCGGTGCAGCTCGGCGCCGACCCGTTCACCGGCTATTTCAGCCGCGACCTGGCGCTGACCGCGGCCGGTGACCACTACGAGTTCACCTTCACCGCACCCGACGACACCCCGGTCGCCCAGGTCGCGTTCCAGGTCGGCGCCAATCCGGCCGGCTACCGCTTCTGCCTCGACAACGTCTCGTTGCGCGGCGGCGAGGCCGAGCCGCCCTACGTGCCGGACACCGGCCCGCGGGTGCGGGTCAACCAGGTCGGCTACCTCCCCGACGGCCCGAAGCGCGCGACGCTCGTCACCGACGCCACCACCGCCCTGCCCTGGCAGCTCAAGACCAGCACCGGCACCGTCGTGGCCAGCGGCACGACCACCCCGCGCGGCCTCGACGCCGCCTCCGGCCAGAACACCCACACCATCGATTTCACGGGGTACGCCGCACAGGCGCGCGACCTCACCCTCGTGGCCGACGGCGAGACCAGCCACCCGTTCGACGTGCAGAAGAACGTCTACGACCGGCTGCGCTCCGACTCGCTGCAGTTCTTCTACATCCAGCGCAGCGGCATCGCGATCGACGGCGGCCTGGTCGGCGCCCAATATGCCCGCCCGGCCGGCCACCTCGGCGTGGCGCCCAACCAGGGCGACACCGACGTGCCCTGCCAGCCCGGCGTCTGCGACTACCGGCTGGACGCCCGCGGCGGCTGGTACGACGCCGGCGACCACGGCAAATACGTCGTCAACGGCGGCATCGCGACCGCCCAGTTGCTGAGCGCCTACGAGCGCACCAAGACCGCACCGACCGCGGGCTTCGGCACGGCGCTCGGCGACAACACGCTGCGGGTGCCCGAGCGGGGCAACGCCGTGCCCGACATCCTCGACGAGGCCCGCTGGGAGCTCGACTGGATGCTGCGCATGCAGGTCCCGGCCGGCAAGCCGCTGGCCGGCATGGTGCACCACAAGCTGCACGACCAGAACTGGACCGGCCTGCCGCTCGCGCCGACCGCCGACCCCCAGCCGCGCGAGTTGCACCCGCCGTCGACCGCCGCCACCCTCAACCTGGCGGCGACCGCGGCCCAGGGCGCCCGGCTCTGGGCACCTTATGACCCGGCCTTCGCGGCCCGGGCCCTCACCGCGGCCAAGACGGCCTACGCGGCAGCCAAGGCCCACCCGGCGGTCTACGCCAGCGGCGCCGACGGCAACGGCGGCGGCGCCTACAGCGACAACGACGTCACCGACGAGTTCTACTGGGCCGCGGCCGAGCTCTACCTCACCACCGGCGCCGCGACCTACCGCACCGACGTCACGGCCTCGCCGCACCACACCGGCGACGTGTTCACCGCGACCGGCTTCTCCTGGGGCAGCACCGCCGCCCTCGGCCGCCTCGACCTGGCGACCGTCCCCAATGGACTGCCGAAGGCCGACCGGGCCCGGATCCGCCAGTCCGTGCTGACCGCCGCCGACGCCTACCTCGCGACCGCCGGTGGCCAGGCCTACGGGCTGCCGATGCCGGGGACACCCGGTTCCTACTTCTGGGGCGGCAACAGCAACGTCATCAACAACGCCGTGGTGCTGGCGACCGCCTACGACCTGTCGGGCCGGGCCACCTACCGGACCGGGGCGGTCGAGGCGATGGACTACATCTTCGGCCGCAACGCGCTCAACCAGTCCTATGTGACCGGTTGGGGGGAGCACGCGTCGGAGAACCAGCACACCCGGATCTTCGCCAACCAGCTCGACCCGGCGCTGCCGCACCCGCCGGCCGGCTCGATCGCCGGTGGCGCCAACGCCGGCCTCGACGACCCCTTCGCCAAGCAGCTCCTCGACGGCTGCAAGCCGATGTTCTGCTACGTCGACGACATCAACTCCTACGCCACCAACGAGGTCGCCATCAACTGGAACTCGGCGCTGGCCTGGATCTCGTCGTTCCTCGCCGACCAGGGTGCCGCCGCCGCGCCCGCCGTGAGCTGCAAGGTGGTCTACACCGACTACGGCACCTGGCAGGGCGGCCAGGGCTTCACCGGCCAGCTCGACATCACCAACACCGGCCGCACGCCGATCGACGGCTGGACCGCGCGGTTCGCGTTCACCGGCGACCAGAAGCTCCGCGATGCCTGGCTGGCCAAGGCGACCCAGTCCGGCGCGGTGCTGACCGCCCGCAACGAGTCCTACAACGCCCGCATCCAACCCGGTTCCACCGTCATGTTCGGCTTCAATGCCACCCAGTCGTCCTCCTACGCCAATCCCGCGCCGGGCCTGGTGACCGTCAACGGAAACCAGTGCTCGTCATGA